One stretch of Shewanella sp. Arc9-LZ DNA includes these proteins:
- the trmY gene encoding tRNA (pseudouridine(54)-N(1))-methyltransferase TrmY — MRAFVVRARAAPVDSQQFLAGIGQSAHTEILAHTLMNTIFVAQSHRDDVVVYLVLESTLDFSRTICFRSSELGHIGGFHEQNLTHKIAKALTTSKGMAKEQLREVEAGITVRTVSFEKLVQELAEDYQLYMLEKKGTPVRDIEFAANPCFLLTDHIPMPKKSFNSLKRLGTQHINLGPKMLFASQCVVLIHNELDMRL, encoded by the coding sequence ATGCGCGCTTTTGTAGTTCGAGCCAGAGCAGCTCCCGTTGATAGCCAACAATTTTTGGCAGGTATTGGTCAATCGGCCCACACTGAAATTTTAGCTCACACTTTGATGAATACCATTTTTGTCGCCCAATCACATCGCGACGATGTAGTGGTGTATTTAGTGTTAGAAAGCACCCTCGATTTTTCTCGCACCATCTGTTTCCGTTCAAGTGAGTTAGGTCATATTGGCGGCTTCCATGAGCAAAACTTAACCCATAAAATTGCTAAAGCTTTAACGACATCTAAAGGCATGGCGAAAGAACAGTTACGTGAAGTTGAAGCAGGTATCACAGTGCGCACTGTGAGTTTTGAAAAACTGGTGCAAGAGTTAGCGGAAGATTATCAGCTGTATATGTTAGAGAAAAAAGGCACCCCAGTACGTGATATCGAGTTTGCTGCTAACCCGTGTTTTTTACTGACCGATCATATTCCTATGCCGAAAAAGAGCTTTAACAGTCTTAAACGCCTGGGTACCCAGCACATAAACTTGGGGCCCAAAATGTTGTTTGCATCACAATGCGTGGTGTTAATACACAATGAATTAGACATGAGATTGTAA
- a CDS encoding tryptophan halogenase family protein, whose product MDQTIIKNIVIVGGGTSGWMTAAMLAKLFKTQLNITLIESDTIGTIGVGEATIPPLQIFNSVLGINEKDFIKATQATFKLGIEFENWHQQGDAYMHAFGNIGRDLGFTSFHHYWLSAQANCSQQNQNSFNANDFWQYSLNYQAAKHNKFQPIQSIAQAQMSGITHAYHFDASLYANLLRQYSTQRGVTRIEGTITSTQLTNDDSIDSITLQNGRCISGDLFIDCSGFSALLIEKALGVEYENWQHWLPCDSAYAVPSESSSPVIPYTKATAHDAGWQWRIPLQHRTGNGIVYSSQHMSDEQAKQHLLANLDGKPLAEPRKINFTTGRRVKQWHKNCVAIGLSSGFLEPLESTSLHLVQSAIIRLTKLFPRNGIQPQHIDEFNRQSQTEFEQIRDFIILHYHLNSKQSADGEHGLWQQCRDMDIPASLQRKIDLFTTTATVFRHQDELFTEAAWIQVMLGQGIIPADYHPLTQAVTQVDLTDYLTNIRKVIASTVKQMPTHETYIEKI is encoded by the coding sequence ATGGATCAAACAATAATAAAAAACATTGTCATTGTAGGCGGTGGAACGTCGGGCTGGATGACCGCAGCGATGTTAGCCAAGTTGTTTAAAACACAACTTAACATCACCCTTATTGAGTCTGATACCATCGGCACTATAGGTGTGGGTGAAGCCACCATTCCACCACTGCAGATATTTAACAGCGTATTAGGCATTAACGAGAAAGACTTTATTAAAGCAACTCAAGCCACCTTTAAATTGGGCATCGAGTTTGAAAACTGGCACCAACAAGGCGATGCTTATATGCACGCTTTTGGTAACATTGGTCGTGACTTAGGCTTTACCTCGTTTCATCATTATTGGCTCAGCGCTCAAGCTAATTGTAGCCAACAAAATCAAAATTCATTTAACGCGAATGACTTTTGGCAATACTCGCTTAATTATCAGGCCGCTAAACATAATAAATTCCAACCTATTCAAAGTATTGCTCAAGCGCAGATGAGTGGTATCACCCATGCCTATCATTTTGATGCCAGCTTATACGCCAACTTACTTCGCCAATACAGCACACAACGTGGCGTCACTCGAATAGAAGGCACTATAACCAGCACTCAACTCACCAATGATGACTCGATAGACAGTATCACCTTACAAAATGGTCGCTGTATTAGTGGTGACTTATTTATTGATTGTTCAGGTTTTTCTGCTTTATTAATTGAAAAAGCATTAGGGGTAGAATACGAAAACTGGCAGCATTGGCTCCCCTGTGACAGCGCATATGCCGTGCCATCTGAAAGTTCTTCTCCTGTCATTCCTTACACTAAAGCAACCGCCCACGATGCTGGTTGGCAATGGCGGATTCCACTGCAACATCGCACTGGCAATGGCATTGTGTATAGCAGCCAACATATGAGCGACGAGCAAGCTAAGCAGCATTTATTAGCCAACCTAGACGGAAAACCGTTAGCCGAGCCACGTAAAATCAACTTCACCACAGGCAGGCGCGTCAAGCAATGGCATAAAAACTGTGTTGCTATTGGGTTATCGAGCGGATTTTTAGAACCCTTAGAGTCCACCAGCTTACATTTAGTCCAATCGGCTATCATTCGTTTAACCAAATTATTTCCCCGAAACGGCATTCAACCCCAGCACATTGATGAGTTTAATCGCCAATCACAAACAGAGTTTGAGCAAATTCGCGACTTTATTATTTTGCACTATCATCTTAATTCTAAACAATCTGCCGACGGTGAACACGGTTTATGGCAGCAATGTCGCGACATGGATATTCCCGCAAGCTTACAACGTAAAATAGATTTATTTACCACCACGGCAACGGTTTTTCGGCATCAAGATGAACTCTTTACCGAAGCGGCCTGGATCCAGGTCATGTTAGGGCAAGGCATTATTCCTGCAGATTATCATCCACTTACCCAAGCGGTCACCCAAGTCGATTTAACCGACTACTTAACTAATATCCGTAAGGTCATTGCCAGCACGGTGAAGCAAATGCCGACCCATGAAACCTATATCGAAAAAATTTAA
- a CDS encoding coproporphyrinogen III oxidase family protein, with product MNTFFSSSKLNIATSSLDWVMGQTIRHSLNLQDAVALDELQQLIVPDKPIETLYIHIPFCHTLCRYCSFHKIKFNEPVAREYFKALRQEIRQVLAKGFRFNRVYIGGGTTTILEDELIKTIELIKSLTSVREVTCESDPIYFKNGQPHLLNGLVDRMSIGIQSFDDKILKAVGRFEKFGSGLQQAEYVSRAIEIIPTVNLDMMYGFTMQTPQTVANDLAQTIRLRPDQITTYPLTIGIGKNRKKAGCLAGEPEALWPQFLAVKQALAEHYIMEFPWTFSRNFGQPVEHKYVLDGEDCFGVGSGAFGRFGEQFRISSFNIPDYINRIKAGHSGTCYTKPLKTKALSQHYLMMMMGCGLLDNRQCKAYTGKSLWHAFPLEMSFLISAGALNKQGDNYITTVEGQFIALKMFSGFLSGMDFLREQACGLPLSAIETMPNI from the coding sequence ATGAACACATTCTTTTCGTCCTCAAAGTTGAATATTGCCACAAGCAGCCTTGACTGGGTTATGGGCCAAACCATAAGACATTCATTAAATCTGCAAGATGCTGTAGCACTTGATGAATTACAACAGCTGATTGTGCCAGACAAGCCGATTGAAACGCTTTATATCCACATTCCTTTTTGTCATACCTTGTGCCGTTATTGCTCGTTTCATAAAATTAAATTTAATGAACCAGTAGCCCGAGAATACTTTAAGGCGCTGAGACAAGAAATCCGCCAAGTGCTTGCCAAAGGATTTCGTTTTAATCGGGTGTATATCGGCGGTGGCACCACAACTATTTTAGAAGATGAGCTGATCAAAACAATAGAGTTGATTAAGTCATTAACATCAGTACGTGAAGTCACTTGTGAAAGCGATCCTATTTACTTTAAAAATGGTCAGCCGCATTTGCTTAACGGTTTGGTCGACCGAATGTCGATTGGAATACAAAGCTTTGACGATAAGATTTTAAAAGCGGTTGGTCGTTTTGAAAAATTTGGCAGCGGTTTACAACAAGCTGAGTATGTTAGCCGCGCTATCGAGATTATCCCTACGGTTAATCTCGATATGATGTATGGCTTTACCATGCAAACACCGCAGACGGTGGCAAACGACTTGGCTCAAACCATTCGTTTACGTCCAGATCAAATTACCACTTATCCGTTAACCATTGGCATTGGTAAAAATCGCAAAAAAGCCGGTTGCCTTGCTGGCGAACCTGAAGCGTTATGGCCACAGTTTTTAGCGGTAAAACAAGCGTTAGCTGAACACTATATTATGGAGTTTCCGTGGACCTTTAGCCGTAATTTTGGTCAGCCAGTTGAACATAAATATGTATTAGATGGTGAAGACTGCTTCGGTGTCGGTTCAGGCGCATTTGGCCGCTTTGGGGAGCAATTTAGAATTTCCAGTTTTAATATCCCAGATTACATTAACCGTATCAAAGCAGGACATAGCGGCACTTGTTATACCAAACCATTAAAAACCAAGGCACTGTCACAGCATTATTTAATGATGATGATGGGCTGCGGCTTACTGGACAATCGACAATGTAAAGCCTATACCGGCAAGTCTTTGTGGCACGCATTCCCGTTAGAAATGAGTTTTTTAATTTCAGCTGGAGCACTGAATAAGCAGGGTGATAATTATATCACTACGGTTGAGGGTCAGTTTATAGCGCTAAAAATGTTTTCAGGCTTTTTGTCTGGAATGGATTTTTTACGCGAACAGGCCTGTGGATTGCCCTTAAGCGCAATTGAAACGATGCCGAATATTTAG
- a CDS encoding alpha-amylase family protein, whose amino-acid sequence MRPITKPLVSQLRLPSPTPKALVLACILRLGLSACQPNTVEQTDTAVEIDNDKASVTQTSQTAAAGKPVVYQVFTRLYGNTNTTNKAWGTIAENGVGKFSDFTDVALQDIKSLGTTHLWYTGVPHHALVNDYTAYGIGNDDPDVVKGRAGSPYAVKDYYNVNPDLADNPATRLAEFEALIDRTHANGMQVIIDIVPNHVARNYHSISAPKGEPDFGANDDKTNTYSRHNNFYYVVGEDFQVPQASDGYLPLGGETHPLIDAKFAESPAKWTGNSSRLAKPDANDWYETVKINYGVKPDGGHDFPALPKEYANKSAAEHLAFWQAQATDDIPDSWRKFEHIAQYWLAKGVDGFRYDMAEMVPVEFWSYLNSHIKHTNPDAFILAEVYNPDLYRDYIHLGKMDYLYDKVDLYDTLKAIIQGKASTAAIATIQAKVSDIDQHMLHFLENHDEQRINTIEFAGNPFNALPAMVISTTLSRSPTLLYFGQDVGEQGAENAGFGQPTRTSIFDYMGVPAHQRWMNNGKFDGGQSTSDEKTLRAYYQTLLNLSHTATALSGEYRELDSLQRQNKLKGYDDSVFAFSRFNEVQQLIIVSNFSQSHSKQFTLQLPNTLIQTWQISSNKKLTDLLKSTPQNQQLILHKDGSASVDIELAPLQSVILNVANKA is encoded by the coding sequence ATGCGCCCCATCACTAAACCGTTAGTAAGCCAACTTCGCCTACCTTCACCGACCCCAAAGGCATTGGTACTAGCCTGTATACTGAGGTTAGGATTAAGCGCTTGCCAACCCAATACCGTTGAACAAACTGATACAGCGGTAGAAATCGATAACGATAAGGCATCAGTTACTCAAACAAGTCAAACTGCTGCAGCAGGCAAACCTGTGGTATATCAAGTATTCACTCGTCTGTATGGCAACACCAATACTACCAACAAAGCTTGGGGAACTATTGCCGAAAATGGCGTAGGCAAATTCAGTGATTTTACCGATGTGGCATTACAAGATATAAAATCATTAGGCACCACTCACCTTTGGTATACCGGCGTACCACATCATGCGTTGGTCAATGACTATACGGCTTATGGCATTGGTAATGATGATCCTGATGTCGTCAAAGGCCGTGCGGGTTCACCTTATGCGGTAAAAGATTATTACAACGTTAATCCAGATTTAGCGGATAATCCAGCGACTCGATTAGCAGAATTCGAAGCATTAATCGACCGCACCCATGCCAATGGTATGCAAGTCATCATCGACATAGTGCCTAATCATGTCGCGCGCAATTATCATTCTATTTCAGCGCCAAAAGGCGAGCCAGACTTTGGTGCTAACGACGATAAAACTAACACCTATAGTAGACACAACAATTTCTATTATGTAGTCGGTGAAGACTTTCAAGTCCCACAAGCATCGGATGGTTATCTGCCATTAGGCGGCGAAACACATCCCCTCATCGACGCAAAGTTTGCCGAGTCACCGGCTAAATGGACCGGCAATAGCTCACGTTTAGCCAAGCCCGATGCCAACGATTGGTACGAAACCGTTAAAATAAATTATGGAGTCAAACCCGATGGTGGCCATGACTTCCCTGCTCTGCCAAAAGAATATGCAAACAAAAGCGCAGCCGAGCATTTAGCCTTTTGGCAAGCACAAGCGACTGATGATATTCCCGATTCATGGCGTAAGTTTGAGCACATTGCGCAATATTGGCTAGCCAAAGGCGTAGATGGTTTTCGCTACGACATGGCTGAAATGGTACCAGTAGAGTTTTGGAGCTACCTCAATAGCCACATCAAGCACACCAACCCAGATGCGTTTATTCTGGCTGAGGTGTATAACCCCGATTTATACCGCGATTATATTCATTTAGGTAAAATGGATTACTTGTACGACAAAGTCGATTTATATGACACCTTAAAAGCCATTATTCAAGGTAAAGCTAGCACTGCAGCCATTGCGACAATTCAAGCCAAAGTCAGTGACATCGATCAGCACATGCTGCATTTTTTAGAAAACCACGACGAACAACGCATCAACACCATCGAGTTTGCTGGCAATCCATTTAATGCCCTACCCGCCATGGTGATCTCTACAACCTTAAGTCGCTCACCCACCTTGCTGTATTTTGGCCAGGATGTTGGCGAACAAGGCGCTGAAAATGCAGGCTTTGGCCAACCGACTCGCACCAGTATTTTTGATTATATGGGCGTACCGGCTCATCAACGCTGGATGAACAACGGCAAGTTTGATGGCGGACAGTCCACAAGCGATGAAAAGACATTACGTGCTTATTATCAAACGTTATTAAACTTAAGCCACACTGCTACTGCGCTAAGCGGTGAGTACAGGGAACTCGATAGCCTACAACGCCAAAATAAGCTTAAAGGCTATGACGACAGCGTATTTGCTTTTAGCCGTTTTAACGAAGTACAGCAATTGATCATTGTCAGTAATTTCAGTCAAAGCCACAGCAAACAATTTACCCTTCAGTTGCCAAACACACTGATACAAACGTGGCAAATTAGCAGTAATAAAAAACTGACAGATTTGCTGAAAAGTACCCCACAGAATCAACAACTCATTTTACACAAAGATGGCAGCGCCAGTGTTGATATTGAATTAGCCCCTTTGCAGTCTGTTATTCTTAATGTCGCCAATAAGGCATAA
- a CDS encoding YecH family metal-binding protein, producing MSGSVHGHQVMQMMLTHGSALTKQELKMMMQTTFGVDTRYHTCSATEMDAEMLIEFLEGKGKFIPSDGGITTAADKICNH from the coding sequence ATGTCTGGATCAGTTCACGGTCATCAAGTTATGCAAATGATGCTAACCCACGGCTCAGCGTTAACAAAACAAGAGCTTAAAATGATGATGCAAACTACATTTGGTGTAGATACTCGTTATCATACTTGCTCTGCAACAGAGATGGACGCTGAGATGCTGATTGAGTTTTTAGAGGGCAAAGGTAAGTTTATTCCCAGTGACGGCGGTATTACCACAGCAGCAGATAAAATTTGTAATCACTAA
- a CDS encoding YfaP family protein, translating to MELTNKWRLSVVATALSFVLTGCGSSSDDENEVIKNIAPLISSSAVVTAIEDSEYLYQLTVTDQDDANDGTNLTFNLTNAPDGMAINNTGLISWTPLEGVLTSGTITVTVSDGGEDETQPAVQNFEVSVTPVNDAPVVSSIAAQSVDSGSTFTYQLVVSDVDDSDTENDINFELIAGPNGLLISPSGLITYTSSVYETTSTDISVQVTDGGENGVAPIQVSFNLNEKFFYTISGTTINYFNGEVIPESVVNLSNGNLVVNTVTADAEGLFSAKIQDIQLSDRLTLVADATNYSEAALSISRNELTQEHNLLLQPVHASISFDATQVSELAVDGNVLVTLPENSLVDLNGNLVSSAVVAELTVINPAIDIEMMPGDMLTTNSANEIVPIESFGAITVSFVDSAGNKLQLAPNKVAQIHIPVAGTTPPSTIPLYYFDTTSGLWIEEGEAQLVSVNGESFYQGNVSHFTTWNADMIYDTIMVNGCVEDEDGNLLNGARVISDGRDYLGRSLTFSIDDGTFSIPVKRHSTVLLGATIGFQSRTSIINTFEEDITLAECLVLSEALTKITLNWGEAPRDLDSHLYITDTEGNESHVYYANSEVTLNETIIYLDVDDVTSYGPEVISIPQFPVEGRYDYYVKNFSGSPDIDPATTRVEFIFNNEQRIFSPPTVGITEWWYVAKIEKGADGQLLFTSINEWIDEPQSVTPQSSQGIQSVVPIKQIESIVKGMISSKYYDSQTK from the coding sequence ATGGAATTAACAAACAAGTGGCGACTTTCTGTTGTTGCAACTGCACTTTCTTTTGTATTAACCGGATGTGGTTCATCTTCCGATGATGAAAATGAGGTGATTAAAAACATCGCACCGTTAATATCTTCTAGCGCTGTTGTCACTGCAATTGAAGATAGTGAATACCTGTATCAGCTAACCGTTACCGATCAAGACGATGCCAATGATGGTACGAATTTAACATTCAATTTAACCAATGCGCCAGATGGTATGGCCATTAACAATACAGGTCTGATTTCATGGACACCACTTGAAGGTGTATTAACGTCTGGGACAATCACGGTTACTGTGAGTGATGGTGGAGAAGACGAAACGCAACCTGCTGTACAGAACTTTGAAGTCTCTGTAACGCCTGTAAACGATGCCCCGGTTGTGTCTTCTATCGCGGCGCAAAGTGTAGATTCAGGCTCGACATTTACCTACCAATTAGTCGTTTCTGATGTAGACGATTCTGACACTGAAAATGACATTAACTTTGAACTAATTGCCGGACCAAATGGTTTATTGATTAGTCCTTCTGGCTTAATAACTTATACATCTTCCGTATATGAAACAACATCAACCGATATTTCTGTACAAGTTACTGACGGTGGTGAAAATGGCGTTGCGCCAATTCAAGTTAGTTTCAATTTAAATGAAAAGTTTTTCTATACTATTTCTGGTACCACGATTAACTATTTTAATGGTGAAGTCATTCCAGAAAGTGTCGTGAATTTATCTAATGGTAACCTAGTTGTTAATACAGTAACTGCTGATGCTGAAGGCTTATTTTCAGCAAAAATCCAAGATATTCAATTAAGTGACAGATTGACTCTTGTGGCTGATGCGACAAATTATTCTGAAGCTGCGTTGAGTATTTCAAGAAATGAGCTAACCCAAGAACACAATTTACTATTACAACCTGTTCATGCATCAATTAGTTTTGATGCGACTCAAGTATCTGAGCTAGCTGTTGATGGTAATGTGCTTGTTACTTTGCCTGAAAACAGCCTTGTTGATTTAAATGGTAACCTTGTATCTTCAGCCGTTGTAGCTGAACTAACCGTCATTAACCCGGCTATTGATATTGAAATGATGCCAGGTGATATGCTCACAACAAACAGTGCCAACGAAATTGTGCCAATAGAATCATTTGGTGCAATTACAGTTAGTTTTGTTGATAGTGCAGGTAACAAGCTACAACTCGCTCCAAACAAAGTCGCGCAAATTCATATACCTGTAGCAGGTACTACTCCCCCCTCAACGATACCGCTTTATTATTTCGACACCACGTCAGGTTTATGGATCGAAGAAGGTGAAGCGCAATTAGTTTCAGTCAACGGTGAATCATTTTATCAAGGTAATGTTAGTCATTTCACTACTTGGAATGCTGATATGATTTACGACACCATTATGGTAAATGGTTGTGTGGAAGATGAAGATGGTAATTTGTTAAATGGTGCTCGCGTTATTTCAGACGGACGTGATTACTTGGGGCGCTCACTCACATTCTCTATCGATGATGGCACATTTAGCATCCCAGTTAAGCGTCATTCTACCGTTTTACTTGGCGCCACTATCGGATTTCAAAGCCGAACATCTATTATTAACACGTTTGAAGAGGACATCACCTTAGCAGAGTGTTTAGTGCTATCTGAAGCGTTAACTAAAATAACCTTGAACTGGGGTGAAGCACCAAGAGATTTAGACTCACATCTCTATATTACTGATACTGAAGGTAATGAAAGCCATGTGTATTATGCCAATTCAGAAGTCACCCTTAATGAAACCATCATCTATTTAGATGTTGATGATGTAACAAGTTATGGGCCTGAAGTGATTTCAATTCCTCAGTTTCCTGTCGAAGGTAGATACGATTACTACGTGAAAAATTTCTCTGGCTCACCTGACATTGACCCGGCTACAACACGTGTTGAATTTATATTTAATAATGAACAACGCATATTTAGCCCACCAACAGTTGGTATTACAGAGTGGTGGTATGTAGCCAAAATTGAAAAAGGTGCTGATGGTCAATTATTGTTCACCTCAATTAATGAATGGATAGATGAACCGCAATCAGTGACGCCGCAATCATCACAAGGAATACAATCGGTGGTTCCGATCAAACAAATTGAATCAATTGTTAAAGGCATGATTAGTAGTAAGTATTACGATAGCCAGACCAAGTAA
- a CDS encoding glycoside hydrolase family 13 protein, which translates to MSSHYSHPTPLGQHRISKLASRLVLGCALSVSAMSVNAALNVEPMSWWAGMQQPTLQLLIAGDNIRDTQVKLIKAEGVTLSSVDKTDSNDHLFVNLDLSQAKPQQLTLGLYKDDQLVDQFDYELQTRQKGSRDRQGFSNKDVIYLITPDRFVNGNPDNDNHPDMLEKADRSFDGGRHGGDIMGIRKALPYLHDLGVTQLWINPLLENNQQKYSYHGYSTTDFYKIDPRFGSNQEYQALVDEAQSFGIGIIQDVVVNHMGSGHKWMNSMPSNTWINGQSRWANDSTDVNYSSHRRTTVQDPYSVNADTVDFSDGWFDVTMPDLNQRDPHMATYLIQNSIWWVEYAGLSGIREDTYSYADKDFLTAWSKAIMDEYPHFNIVGEEWSSNPVTVSYWQAGKVNADGYQSFAPSMMDFPLYDTLIASLTKEEDWGAGFIDLYQMLANDVVYANPSQLVLFEGNHDTNRIYSLMKNDIALYKMAMAYVLTSNRIPQIFYGSEIVMQSPTEDRNDGAVRADFPGGWPQDSVNVFTGKGLNAQQTEALTFVRTLLNYRKNSLAIQQGKLQHFVPKDGVYVQSRHQGDETLLIIYNKNSQPIELDLQRFKPAINDNTTGVDIINKQTYSLSKPLTLANKGVTILKLSH; encoded by the coding sequence ATGTCATCACATTACTCACACCCAACGCCCCTAGGCCAACATCGCATCAGCAAGCTCGCATCACGTTTAGTATTAGGCTGTGCGCTCAGTGTCAGCGCCATGTCGGTGAATGCCGCACTTAACGTCGAGCCCATGTCATGGTGGGCGGGTATGCAACAACCTACGTTACAACTGTTGATTGCTGGCGATAACATTCGCGACACCCAAGTGAAATTAATCAAGGCTGAAGGTGTCACGCTCAGCAGCGTAGATAAAACCGACAGTAACGACCATTTATTCGTTAATTTGGACTTAAGCCAAGCTAAACCACAACAACTTACTTTGGGTCTATATAAAGACGACCAATTAGTTGATCAATTTGATTATGAGCTGCAAACCCGTCAAAAAGGTTCACGCGATCGCCAAGGGTTTAGTAATAAAGATGTGATTTACTTAATCACTCCAGATCGTTTTGTTAACGGTAATCCCGACAATGATAACCACCCAGACATGCTTGAAAAAGCCGATAGAAGCTTTGATGGCGGCCGCCATGGTGGTGATATTATGGGGATCCGCAAAGCTCTGCCCTACTTGCATGATTTGGGTGTCACTCAATTGTGGATTAATCCATTGCTTGAGAATAACCAACAAAAGTATTCTTACCACGGCTATTCCACCACAGATTTTTATAAAATAGACCCTCGTTTTGGTAGCAATCAAGAATACCAAGCCTTGGTAGATGAAGCGCAATCATTTGGCATTGGCATCATCCAAGATGTGGTTGTTAATCACATGGGGTCTGGTCATAAATGGATGAACAGTATGCCGAGTAACACTTGGATTAACGGCCAATCCCGTTGGGCGAACGATTCAACTGATGTCAATTACTCAAGCCATAGACGCACTACAGTACAAGATCCTTATTCAGTGAATGCAGACACGGTCGATTTTAGTGATGGATGGTTTGACGTCACTATGCCAGATCTCAATCAGCGCGATCCACACATGGCAACATACTTAATCCAAAATAGCATTTGGTGGGTTGAATATGCGGGGCTGAGCGGTATTCGTGAAGATACTTACTCTTATGCTGACAAAGATTTTCTAACAGCATGGTCAAAAGCCATTATGGATGAATACCCGCATTTTAATATTGTTGGTGAAGAATGGAGTAGTAACCCAGTGACGGTAAGCTACTGGCAAGCTGGTAAGGTAAATGCAGATGGTTATCAATCTTTTGCACCGAGCATGATGGATTTCCCCTTGTATGACACTCTTATAGCAAGCTTAACCAAAGAGGAAGATTGGGGAGCTGGATTTATCGATCTTTACCAAATGTTGGCTAACGATGTGGTGTATGCCAATCCAAGCCAGTTAGTGTTATTTGAAGGTAATCACGACACTAACCGTATTTACAGTTTAATGAAAAACGACATAGCACTGTACAAAATGGCCATGGCTTATGTACTGACCAGCAACCGTATCCCACAAATATTTTACGGCTCAGAAATAGTCATGCAAAGTCCTACAGAAGACCGTAACGACGGCGCTGTGCGCGCAGATTTTCCTGGTGGCTGGCCACAAGACAGTGTCAATGTGTTTACGGGTAAAGGGTTGAATGCACAACAAACCGAAGCACTTACCTTTGTACGTACATTATTAAATTACCGTAAAAACTCATTAGCGATTCAACAAGGTAAGTTGCAGCACTTTGTGCCCAAAGACGGTGTTTATGTCCAAAGCCGTCATCAGGGCGATGAAACCTTACTGATCATTTACAATAAAAACAGCCAGCCTATTGAACTTGATTTACAACGTTTTAAACCTGCGATTAATGACAACACTACTGGCGTTGATATTATCAACAAACAAACGTACTCATTATCTAAGCCGCTTACCTTGGCCAATAAAGGTGTCACGATTCTTAAACTGAGCCATTGA